The following proteins come from a genomic window of Acinonyx jubatus isolate Ajub_Pintada_27869175 chromosome C1, VMU_Ajub_asm_v1.0, whole genome shotgun sequence:
- the LOC106978137 gene encoding LOW QUALITY PROTEIN: beta-1,3-galactosyltransferase 6 (The sequence of the model RefSeq protein was modified relative to this genomic sequence to represent the inferred CDS: inserted 3 bases in 3 codons; deleted 1 base in 1 codon; substituted 1 base at 1 genomic stop codon) → MSRGSVLKLLYHTWWHWTVLGLGGLVLCSAGLLYLACCAALGPXPARGRSPPPAGPARATTFLAVPLACAPWAAARHCVVHHTKEAATRPSSQGDMRAHSAVGTGSLGAKERLALAREQAQHGDLLLPRLHHVCKNLTAKVPATLVWLEXHVAFAFMLKADADAFAGLGELLAELRTHDPRHGHHLNWGFLLGRGSAKPRGHWHKAIXQLCDHYLPYTPSSGSALSADLVHYPCHSXEHWHTWHSEELSLGAWPASMGVRHEYDPCFHTESKSSGCSKLYPVTRKLSLEDMLEKHKALMGEDHLCKQDMQLHLSYLFDWRAPPPQCCQRKEGLP, encoded by the exons ATGTCCCGGGGGAGTGTCCTGAAGCTACTATACCACACCTGGTGGCACTGGACAGTGTTGGGCCTGGGTGGCCTGGTGCTCTGCAGTGCCGGACTTCTCTACCTGGCCTGCTGTGCGGCTCTTGGCC AGCCTGCCAGAGGCCGCAGCCCTCCTCCCGCTGGGCCAGCACGGGCCACCACCTTCCTGGCAGTACCGTTGGCCTGTGCGCCGTGGGCAGCCGCACGGCACTGTGTGGTGCACCACACAAAGGAGGCGGCCACACGGCCCAGCAGCCAGGGTGACATGCGGGCACATTCTGCT GTGGGCACAGGCAGCCTGGGCGCCAAGGAGCGGCTAGCCCTGGCACGCGAGCAGGCACAGCACGGTGACTTGCTGCTCCCCCGGCTACACCACGTGTGCAAGAACCTCACGGCCAAGGTACCAGCCACGCTGGTCTGGCTGG GGCACGTGGCCTTTGCGTTCATGCTAAAGGCGGATGCCGACGCGTTTGCGGGGCTGGGCGAGCTGCTGGCAGAGCTGCGCACACATGACCCCAGGCACGGTCACCATCTCAACTGGGGCTTCCTTTTAGGCCGCGGCAGTGCCAAGCCTCGGGGCCACTGGCACAAAGCCATCTGACAGCTCTGTGACCACTACCTGCCGTACACGCCAAGCAGTGGCTCTGCGCTCTCAGCGGACCTGGTGCACTACCCGTGCCACA TTGAGCACTGGCACACGTGGCACAGTGAGGAGCTGTCCCTGGGCGCCTGGCCAGCGTCGATGGGTGTCCGGCACGAGTACGACCCCTGCTTCCACACCGAGTCAAAGTCCAGTGGCTGTAGCAAACTGTACCCAGTGACACGCAAGCTGAGCCTGGAGGACATGCTGGAGAAGCACAAGGCCCTGATGGGAGAGGACCACCTGTGCAAGCAGGACATGCAGCTGCACCTTTCCTACCTCTTCGACTGGCGGGCGCCTCCCCCACAATGCTGTCAGAGGAAGGAGGGCCTCCCCTGA